One genomic window of Maribacter aquivivus includes the following:
- the rpsB gene encoding 30S ribosomal protein S2 — MARVEVKQLLEAGVHFGHLTRKWNPNMAPYIYMERNGIHVINLYKTVAKLDETNEALSKIAASGRKILFVATKKQAKDIVAEKAAAVNMPYITERWPGGMLTNFVTIRKAVKKMASIDRMKKDGTFLTLSKKERLQVDRLRAKLEKNLGSISEMTRLPGALFIVDTMREHIAVKEAQKLNIPIFAMVDTNCDPRDVDYLIPSNDDASKSIDIIMTEVTNAVAEGLAERKAEKGDASEGKSEKKDKAPKKKVTAEKPEPTPAKAEPEVIAEPEVKAEPVVAKATKAEADDLTKVEGIGPKAAEALVAAGITTFADLSKGEAEKIKEILTEASSRMAHLDPTSWPKQAKMAADGKWDELKEWQDNTKGGVE; from the coding sequence ATGGCGAGAGTCGAAGTAAAACAATTATTAGAAGCAGGTGTACATTTTGGTCACCTAACAAGAAAGTGGAATCCGAACATGGCTCCTTACATCTACATGGAGCGTAATGGTATTCACGTAATCAACCTTTACAAAACAGTTGCAAAATTAGACGAGACCAATGAGGCTCTTAGCAAGATTGCAGCATCAGGTAGAAAAATACTTTTCGTAGCTACCAAAAAACAAGCAAAAGACATCGTTGCTGAAAAAGCAGCAGCAGTAAACATGCCTTACATCACAGAAAGATGGCCAGGTGGTATGTTAACAAACTTCGTTACAATACGTAAAGCTGTTAAGAAAATGGCTTCTATCGATCGTATGAAGAAAGATGGTACTTTCCTTACACTATCTAAAAAAGAAAGATTGCAAGTTGACCGTTTACGTGCAAAATTAGAAAAGAACTTAGGTTCAATTTCTGAAATGACTCGTTTACCAGGTGCATTGTTCATCGTTGATACAATGAGAGAGCACATTGCAGTAAAAGAAGCTCAAAAATTAAACATTCCTATTTTCGCAATGGTCGACACTAACTGTGATCCTAGAGATGTAGATTACCTTATACCTTCTAACGATGATGCTTCTAAGTCAATTGACATCATTATGACAGAAGTTACAAATGCAGTTGCTGAAGGTCTTGCTGAACGTAAGGCTGAAAAAGGTGATGCATCTGAAGGTAAATCTGAGAAAAAAGATAAAGCTCCAAAGAAGAAAGTTACTGCTGAAAAGCCAGAACCAACTCCAGCAAAAGCTGAACCAGAAGTGATAGCTGAGCCAGAAGTAAAGGCTGAACCAGTAGTTGCCAAGGCTACTAAAGCTGAAGCTGACGATTTAACTAAAGTTGAAGGTATTGGCCCTAAAGCTGCTGAAGCATTAGTTGCTGCAGGTATTACTACTTTCGCAGATCTTTCTAAAGGAGAAGCTGAAAAAATCAAAGAAATCTTAACCGAAGCAAGTTCAAGAATGGCTCATTTAGATCCTACCTCTTGGCCAAAGCAAGCTAAAATGGCTGCTGATGGTAAATGGGACGAACTTAAAGAGTGGCAAGACAACACTAAAGGTGGTGTAGAATAA
- a CDS encoding lipocalin family protein yields the protein MYKRILLSAAMVLAIVSCSSDKDETESEAEINKTAIVGTWDATELTIDNETASDDVKFGKQILDFLSNKDCYIITLQFNEDLSAIASNSANYVEVNATADGLDIPCPTESDTNASTYTFDGETVTTIDEDGEELAIGVTIDGNVMTVDASDLDIPNFSEDGQLIFVKR from the coding sequence ATGTATAAACGTATTTTACTTAGTGCAGCTATGGTATTAGCCATAGTTTCTTGCAGCTCTGACAAAGATGAGACTGAGTCAGAAGCAGAAATTAATAAGACTGCAATAGTTGGCACATGGGATGCTACTGAACTTACAATTGATAATGAAACAGCAAGTGATGATGTTAAGTTTGGGAAACAAATTTTAGATTTCCTATCTAATAAAGATTGCTATATTATTACATTACAATTTAATGAGGATCTAAGTGCTATAGCGTCTAATTCTGCTAATTATGTAGAAGTTAATGCTACGGCAGATGGTTTAGATATACCTTGTCCAACAGAATCTGATACAAACGCAAGTACGTATACTTTTGATGGTGAGACTGTAACGACCATAGATGAAGATGGTGAAGAGTTAGCTATTGGTGTAACTATAGATGGCAATGTAATGACAGTTGATGCAAGTGATCTTGATATTCCTAATTTCTCAGAAGACGGACAATTGATTTTTGTGAAGCGATAA
- the rplM gene encoding 50S ribosomal protein L13 — MDTLSYKTVSANRTTVNKEWLLVDAEGETLGRMASKVAYLLRGKHKPSFTPHVDCGDNVVIINAEKIVLSGNKWSDKTYLRYTGYPGGQRSTTVKQLLDKNPEGILEKAIKGMLPKNRLGAELFRNLKVYAGTEHGQEAQKPTVVNLKDIK; from the coding sequence GTGGATACATTAAGTTATAAGACCGTTTCGGCCAACAGAACAACTGTCAACAAAGAGTGGTTATTGGTAGATGCCGAAGGAGAAACATTAGGACGCATGGCTTCTAAAGTCGCCTATTTGTTAAGAGGAAAGCACAAGCCAAGTTTCACCCCTCACGTAGATTGTGGTGATAATGTTGTTATTATCAACGCAGAGAAAATTGTTCTTTCTGGAAACAAGTGGTCTGATAAAACCTACTTGAGATATACTGGCTACCCAGGTGGTCAACGTTCTACTACCGTAAAACAATTATTGGATAAAAATCCAGAAGGTATTCTTGAAAAAGCGATCAAAGGTATGTTACCTAAGAACAGACTAGGTGCTGAGCTTTTTAGAAACCTAAAAGTTTACGCAGGTACAGAGCACGGTCAGGAAGCTCAAAAGCCTACTGTTGTTAATTTAAAAGACATTAAATAA
- a CDS encoding DUF5916 domain-containing protein, which produces MSKRLFRSIIFILLTSTVVAQNDSVKVQREYNTVQLPIGEEIIIDGELSDKAWGNVIWDDDFTVFEPDNGKKASQRTKFKIAYDAKFIYVGIRCFDSIPDKIEKRLARRDNFSGDWIEVNIDSYNDKRTAFSFNVSAAGVKGDEFISQNGDFWDASWNPIWYTAANIDEEGWTAEMKIPFSQLKFGAAEEQVWGLQIHRRYFRGEERSIWQPISLEAPGWVSEFGRLNGLKNIEPQKQLEIQPFLVNQFDSYPSETGNPFRDGKDYILNAGLDAKIGLTNDLTLDLTVNPDFGQVDADPGAIALDGFQIFFEERRPFFIENKNIFDYEFADGNDNVFYSRRIGRSPQGYADVTENEFVDQPTNSTILGAAKFSGKTKNGWSLGLLESVTGKMYADIEDVAGNKRSELVEPLTNYMVGRVQKDFNERNSYLGGIFTATNRNLPNHLEFLRSGAYTGGLDFKHNWKNRNYYVEGNIVGSHVVGSEEAIARTQNSITHLFQRIDAGHVSVDDTRTSLTGTGGKIEIGKAGGGNWRYDGGIIWRSPELELNDIGFLRQADEIKQTASVSRLFIKPTNFYRRANMELSQYSTYDFDGNYNRIQYQFEGFINYKNNWWTEVGAAHKPRIFSNTVLRGGPRWRWSDENFAYLFFGSDSRKKLSFTLGYVNSQAAENNFSLARYVFRLYYQPFDAFNLSISSEFEENPNKTQYVTETNFNGDARYITGNIDQKTFSTSIRFNYSINPNLSIQYYGEPFISRGTYTDFNYVNNPIAEKLNERVTLFSDNQISKSTSTDDYLIDEDFDGAIDYQIENPDFSYVQFRSNLVLRWEYVPGSEIFLVWSQGVVGAGNPSETLGRNLDQQILGQKKDNTFLLKATYRFIL; this is translated from the coding sequence ATGAGTAAACGCTTATTCAGGAGTATCATATTTATTTTATTAACGTCTACAGTAGTTGCTCAAAACGATTCTGTAAAGGTACAAAGGGAATATAATACCGTGCAACTTCCTATAGGTGAAGAAATCATTATTGATGGCGAATTGTCTGATAAAGCATGGGGGAATGTTATTTGGGATGATGATTTTACTGTTTTTGAGCCGGATAACGGTAAAAAAGCAAGTCAACGAACAAAATTTAAGATTGCATACGATGCTAAATTTATTTATGTAGGTATTCGCTGTTTTGATAGTATACCTGATAAAATAGAAAAACGTCTTGCGCGAAGAGATAACTTTTCTGGAGATTGGATAGAGGTGAATATTGATAGTTATAATGATAAAAGGACAGCTTTTTCTTTTAATGTTTCTGCAGCAGGGGTAAAGGGTGATGAGTTTATTTCTCAGAACGGTGATTTTTGGGATGCCAGTTGGAACCCAATTTGGTACACGGCCGCAAATATTGATGAAGAAGGATGGACCGCAGAAATGAAAATTCCGTTTAGTCAATTGAAGTTTGGTGCTGCTGAAGAACAGGTATGGGGACTTCAAATACATAGAAGATATTTTAGGGGAGAAGAACGTTCTATTTGGCAACCAATTTCTTTAGAGGCACCGGGTTGGGTAAGTGAATTTGGTAGGTTGAATGGTTTAAAGAATATTGAACCGCAAAAACAATTGGAGATTCAGCCGTTTTTAGTGAATCAGTTCGATAGCTATCCATCTGAAACCGGCAACCCTTTTAGAGATGGTAAAGATTATATTCTTAATGCGGGTTTAGATGCTAAAATAGGATTGACCAATGACTTAACTTTAGATTTAACGGTTAATCCAGATTTCGGACAGGTAGATGCTGATCCAGGTGCAATTGCATTAGACGGATTTCAAATATTTTTTGAAGAACGAAGACCTTTCTTTATTGAAAACAAAAATATATTCGACTATGAGTTTGCTGATGGTAACGACAATGTCTTTTATAGTAGAAGAATAGGTAGAAGTCCGCAAGGCTATGCAGATGTAACAGAAAATGAATTCGTCGATCAACCTACGAACTCAACAATATTGGGGGCTGCTAAGTTTTCTGGGAAAACTAAAAACGGATGGTCTTTAGGATTGTTAGAAAGTGTTACCGGTAAAATGTACGCAGATATCGAAGATGTTGCTGGTAATAAAAGATCAGAACTGGTTGAGCCGTTAACTAATTATATGGTGGGTAGGGTGCAAAAAGATTTTAATGAAAGAAATTCTTATTTGGGCGGAATATTTACCGCTACGAATAGAAATTTGCCCAATCATCTTGAGTTTTTAAGAAGTGGTGCTTATACCGGTGGTTTAGATTTTAAACATAATTGGAAGAATAGAAATTATTATGTTGAGGGCAATATAGTGGGTAGTCATGTTGTAGGTAGTGAAGAAGCAATTGCACGAACACAAAACAGTATTACTCACTTATTTCAAAGAATAGATGCTGGTCATGTTTCTGTTGATGACACTAGAACATCACTTACGGGTACGGGCGGTAAGATAGAAATAGGTAAAGCTGGTGGTGGAAATTGGAGGTATGATGGCGGAATCATTTGGCGATCACCGGAATTGGAACTGAACGACATCGGATTTTTAAGACAGGCAGATGAAATAAAACAAACGGCTTCAGTAAGTAGATTGTTTATAAAACCTACTAATTTTTATAGAAGGGCTAACATGGAGTTAAGTCAATATTCAACCTACGACTTTGATGGTAATTATAATCGAATTCAATATCAATTTGAAGGTTTTATCAATTATAAAAATAATTGGTGGACAGAAGTAGGTGCTGCACATAAGCCTCGTATATTCTCAAATACCGTACTTCGTGGCGGACCACGTTGGCGCTGGTCAGATGAGAATTTTGCATATCTATTCTTCGGTTCTGATAGTAGAAAGAAATTGAGTTTTACCTTGGGTTATGTAAATAGCCAAGCAGCCGAAAATAACTTCTCATTAGCGCGTTATGTGTTTAGATTATACTATCAGCCTTTTGATGCTTTTAACCTGTCTATTTCTTCTGAGTTTGAGGAGAATCCGAATAAGACGCAGTATGTTACCGAAACCAATTTTAATGGCGATGCAAGATATATTACCGGTAATATTGATCAAAAAACGTTTAGTACTTCCATTCGTTTTAATTATAGTATAAACCCAAATTTATCTATTCAGTATTATGGAGAGCCATTTATATCTAGAGGTACATATACCGATTTTAATTACGTGAATAACCCTATTGCTGAAAAGTTGAATGAGCGAGTAACCTTATTTTCAGATAATCAAATTTCGAAATCTACTAGTACTGATGATTATTTGATTGATGAAGATTTTGATGGAGCTATAGATTATCAGATTGAAAATCCAGATTTTTCATATGTTCAATTTAGATCCAACTTAGTGTTAAGGTGGGAATATGTGCCTGGTTCAGAAATCTTTTTGGTATGGTCTCAAGGAGTTGTGGGGGCAGGGAACCCAAGTGAAACATTAGGTAGAAATTTAGATCAACAAATTTTGGGTCAGAAGAAAGATAACACGTTTTTGCTGAAAGCAACATATCGGTTTATACTGTAA
- a CDS encoding fibronectin type III domain-containing protein, giving the protein MRLAIKLILVGLLFTACGGKDDNKNDPPEDTEKELGAFNLEFPENNLICTEGEDNGTDGVSIEFQWSGSTNATSYEIKITNQETNSTDTRTVTTTSLAVGLPKGTQFSWAVTAILGSKTLDSDSWNFYSEGTSTENFAPFPAEISVSDNGNGTVSVSWVGEDLDDDLENYDVYIGSGETLELILENTTLLNTTYNITAGQQYAIKVISKDSNNNSSTSETSFSF; this is encoded by the coding sequence ATGAGATTAGCTATAAAATTAATTTTAGTGGGGTTACTTTTTACCGCTTGCGGCGGTAAAGATGACAATAAGAATGATCCCCCAGAGGACACAGAAAAAGAACTGGGCGCTTTTAATCTTGAATTTCCCGAGAACAATTTAATATGCACTGAAGGGGAAGACAATGGTACAGATGGGGTAAGCATAGAATTTCAATGGTCGGGATCTACCAATGCTACATCGTATGAAATAAAAATCACCAATCAAGAAACAAATTCTACAGACACAAGAACTGTAACTACAACATCACTTGCTGTAGGTTTGCCTAAAGGTACCCAATTTTCATGGGCAGTAACTGCCATTTTGGGTTCCAAAACATTGGATAGTGATTCATGGAACTTCTATTCAGAAGGCACAAGTACAGAGAATTTTGCTCCTTTTCCTGCAGAAATTAGCGTTTCAGATAATGGTAACGGTACCGTAAGCGTTTCTTGGGTAGGTGAAGATTTAGATGACGACTTAGAAAATTATGATGTATATATTGGATCGGGCGAAACTTTAGAATTGATATTAGAAAATACAACATTGCTAAACACCACGTATAACATTACAGCTGGTCAACAGTATGCAATTAAAGTTATTTCAAAAGACAGTAATAACAATTCATCTACCAGCGAAACATCTTTTTCTTTTTAG
- a CDS encoding T9SS type A sorting domain-containing protein, which yields MKRLFLISLFIIFSATQLFAQDAESTIKVFPNPATNVINVLGLKNDSKAAISIRDSYGTQIIYHQWDIKRNSLNIPVFNLEKGLYMISIQSEHQNVKAKFIKQ from the coding sequence ATGAAACGTCTTTTTCTCATATCACTTTTTATCATCTTTAGCGCAACACAGTTGTTTGCCCAAGATGCGGAAAGTACTATAAAAGTGTTTCCTAACCCTGCAACGAATGTCATTAATGTCTTAGGACTCAAAAATGATTCGAAGGCGGCTATAAGCATCAGAGATAGCTACGGGACCCAAATTATCTACCACCAATGGGACATTAAAAGAAATTCTCTGAACATTCCCGTTTTCAATCTTGAAAAAGGATTGTATATGATCTCCATACAATCTGAACATCAAAATGTAAAAGCTAAATTTATCAAGCAATAA
- a CDS encoding thrombospondin type 3 repeat-containing protein — MIKNYTKLLLAVFFLFTTQLFSQGSAASDREALIALYNSTDGDNWTNSWDLSADMDTWYGVTVNGSGRVISINMYQNNLTGTVPPEISNLTELTGLSLRAQNLTGTVLDKVTGLTKLSYLDFAFNNLEGTIPESISNLTSLKNLFLDYNEFSGEIPISLTTLTNLERLNLGGNNLTGSVPNEIFENLSDLIELEIFNNDLTGLINPTVVNLPLLKSLNISANGFTGTFPSFITQLTTLETVSLSTNFFSGPIPQNISNLTELKNLYLSKNNFTGTIPVEITTLQLLERLNLSSNQFTGTLPSQIENLENLLQLQLYSNQFSGPLPTSVCNLANLSMLLLNDNDFSGSIPECYGYFSSIQRLELQKNNLTGILPESLENSTTLSSFNIQENNFVFEDLENLVLNIGQFRYYPQQDIEVSENVTLNENTTFTASIQATNSSNNTYQWRKNGNNIINETNSTLTISNITTEDGGYYDCLIENTNVHNLTLKRNVVSLTVSPSLNNDSDDDGIINENDNCPNTPTGQTVDENGCSQDQLDDDNDGVNNANDNCANTPNGENVDTNGCSSSQADDDNDGVTNNNDNCPNTPTGETVDINGCSQNQLDDDNDGVNNANDNCQNTPNGENVDTNGCSQSQLDDDNDGVINSNDQCPNTPSGNTVDSQGCIVSNNNQVNYAQNFSFENWSTNPATPEDWTIENENSIIQSADTTDGSSSLELDLDNSLQFKTELINTTAIQLATNTTYTYAFDYKIKRGTDVSAEIHISKDGNPYGIPLLREYTTFNTDGNWHTFSFDFDTNATDESHIFRLIFRANTTETGIIILDNLRVLGDALPDDDNDGVLDSNDQCPNTSPNALVVDETGCEVTIDGSNLLEDPSFEDWSYGGGANLAKWGIYIQLGSWVKNTDISDNLQYSVELITGGASSNSIFQNELQFYKGVEYIISIDYQVLEGTFTSLQLELTDSGVFGEIVAEFTTTPSQSGWQTFSTTFTPTSNEMLDLGIRVESGQTGDRILLDNTIIKANVTAVGDDDNDGIINTNDNCPNTPAGDTVDENGCTVTAVTDSDNDGVADTDDDCPNTPSGDTVDENGCTITTITDSDNDGVADAEDDCPNTPTGDTVDANGCTVTTVTDSDNDGVTDTDDDCPNTPSGDTVDENGCTVTTITDSDNDGVADANDDCPNTPTGDTVDENGCTITTVTDSDNDGVADTEDDCPNTPEGDTVDTNGCTIFENTLPDISNEGIQVKVTSTSCPDTANGEISVTFNEDYNYKVQITGLLLDNTFDNINATNGLVRTDLSSGSYTVCVTIPEYPSYEQCYTVTIETPEEFISGKTVIDYTAKKASIVVSGSKNYEVLVNDKVYTYEVDNIENQQLSFPLDKGANVISIITDKICQGVFNDSVVISNAILSPNPVADILRVIGLDIMTEAQIIVSNVSGVTALQESRQISNGTLEMNISNLSPGIYMLTIVDGDKEINLKFVKK, encoded by the coding sequence ATGATTAAAAACTACACTAAGCTGCTATTGGCAGTTTTCTTTTTGTTTACTACACAACTTTTTTCTCAGGGAAGCGCAGCTTCCGATCGTGAAGCACTGATTGCATTATATAATTCCACCGACGGAGATAATTGGACTAATTCATGGGACCTTAGCGCTGATATGGATACATGGTACGGTGTTACAGTAAACGGAAGTGGAAGGGTTATATCGATTAACATGTATCAAAATAATCTCACAGGCACTGTACCACCAGAAATAAGCAATCTAACAGAACTAACAGGACTATCGCTGAGAGCACAAAATCTTACAGGAACAGTATTAGATAAGGTTACAGGTCTAACTAAACTAAGTTATTTGGATTTTGCTTTTAACAATTTAGAAGGAACAATACCGGAAAGCATATCAAACCTTACTTCTTTAAAAAATCTTTTCCTGGACTACAATGAATTTTCAGGTGAGATTCCTATTTCACTAACGACACTAACAAATCTCGAAAGATTAAATCTGGGCGGTAATAACCTAACAGGAAGTGTACCAAATGAAATTTTTGAAAATCTTTCAGATTTAATTGAACTTGAGATATTTAATAATGATTTAACAGGATTGATAAATCCAACGGTGGTTAATTTGCCTTTACTAAAGAGTTTAAACATTAGCGCAAATGGATTTACTGGGACTTTCCCATCTTTTATTACTCAGCTTACGACGCTCGAGACTGTCTCTTTGTCAACGAATTTTTTTTCAGGGCCTATTCCACAGAATATTAGCAACTTAACCGAACTAAAAAACTTATACCTAAGTAAAAACAATTTCACAGGAACTATCCCTGTTGAAATAACGACATTACAATTACTTGAGAGGTTAAATTTAAGCTCAAATCAATTCACAGGAACATTACCTAGCCAAATAGAAAATCTCGAAAACCTTTTACAATTACAACTATATTCAAATCAATTTTCTGGACCGTTACCAACTTCGGTATGCAACTTAGCTAACTTAAGCATGTTGTTATTGAACGACAATGATTTCAGTGGGAGCATTCCTGAATGTTACGGCTATTTCAGCTCTATACAAAGATTAGAATTACAAAAAAATAACCTTACAGGGATTTTACCAGAAAGTTTAGAAAATTCAACCACATTGTCTTCTTTTAACATTCAAGAAAATAATTTTGTTTTTGAGGATTTAGAGAATCTAGTTTTAAACATCGGACAATTCCGCTATTATCCTCAACAAGATATTGAAGTAAGTGAAAATGTAACACTTAATGAAAACACTACTTTCACAGCTAGTATTCAAGCCACAAATAGCTCAAACAATACGTATCAATGGCGTAAGAATGGAAACAATATTATTAACGAAACCAACTCAACCCTTACAATATCAAATATAACAACTGAAGATGGCGGGTACTATGATTGTTTAATAGAAAATACAAATGTCCATAATTTAACATTAAAAAGAAATGTTGTTTCACTGACAGTTTCCCCATCCCTAAATAATGATTCGGATGATGACGGAATAATAAATGAAAACGACAATTGCCCAAATACCCCTACAGGTCAAACTGTAGACGAAAATGGCTGCTCTCAAGATCAATTAGATGATGACAATGACGGAGTAAATAACGCTAATGACAATTGCGCAAACACGCCAAACGGAGAAAACGTTGATACAAACGGATGTTCTTCATCTCAAGCCGATGATGACAACGACGGTGTAACCAATAACAATGACAATTGCCCCAACACTCCTACAGGAGAAACAGTAGACATAAATGGCTGCTCTCAAAATCAATTAGATGATGACAATGACGGAGTAAACAACGCTAATGACAATTGCCAAAACACGCCAAACGGAGAAAACGTTGATACAAATGGTTGTTCACAAAGCCAATTAGACGATGATAACGATGGTGTAATAAATAGCAATGACCAATGCCCAAATACACCATCTGGTAATACCGTAGACAGCCAAGGTTGTATAGTAAGCAACAACAATCAAGTTAATTACGCACAGAATTTTAGTTTTGAAAATTGGTCAACAAACCCGGCCACGCCTGAAGATTGGACTATTGAAAATGAAAATAGCATTATTCAAAGTGCTGATACCACAGACGGATCTTCATCTTTAGAGCTAGATTTAGATAATTCCCTACAATTTAAAACTGAACTCATAAATACTACTGCTATACAATTAGCAACCAATACAACTTATACCTATGCTTTTGATTACAAAATAAAAAGAGGCACGGACGTAAGTGCTGAAATTCATATCTCAAAAGACGGAAACCCATATGGAATACCTTTATTAAGAGAGTATACAACTTTTAATACGGATGGCAACTGGCATACTTTCTCTTTTGATTTTGACACAAACGCTACCGATGAATCGCATATTTTTAGACTTATTTTTAGAGCTAACACCACTGAAACAGGTATAATCATTCTTGACAATCTTAGGGTTTTAGGAGATGCATTACCTGATGATGACAATGATGGTGTACTAGATAGTAATGATCAATGCCCTAACACCTCACCAAATGCACTAGTAGTTGATGAAACTGGGTGTGAAGTTACAATAGATGGTTCAAATCTATTAGAAGACCCTAGTTTTGAAGATTGGTCTTATGGAGGTGGTGCTAATTTGGCAAAATGGGGTATTTATATCCAATTAGGGAGCTGGGTTAAAAACACGGATATTAGTGATAATCTACAATATAGTGTGGAGTTAATTACTGGTGGTGCTTCTTCAAATTCAATATTCCAAAATGAGTTGCAATTCTACAAAGGTGTAGAGTATATAATTTCAATAGATTATCAAGTACTAGAAGGGACTTTCACCTCTTTGCAACTTGAGTTGACAGATAGCGGTGTTTTTGGTGAGATTGTTGCAGAATTTACTACTACACCAAGTCAATCAGGTTGGCAAACGTTTTCCACAACATTTACACCAACATCAAACGAAATGTTAGATTTAGGTATTAGAGTTGAGTCTGGTCAAACCGGAGACAGAATTTTACTAGACAATACCATAATTAAAGCAAATGTTACTGCCGTTGGAGATGATGATAATGACGGAATAATCAACACTAATGACAACTGCCCAAATACTCCAGCAGGAGATACGGTTGATGAGAATGGCTGTACAGTAACCGCAGTAACAGATTCTGACAATGATGGTGTAGCAGATACTGATGACGATTGTCCGAATACTCCAAGCGGAGATACGGTTGATGAAAATGGATGTACAATAACCACAATAACAGATTCCGACAACGACGGCGTGGCAGATGCAGAAGATGACTGTCCTAACACTCCTACAGGAGATACAGTTGACGCTAATGGCTGTACAGTAACCACTGTAACAGATTCTGACAATGATGGTGTAACAGATACTGATGACGATTGTCCGAATACTCCAAGCGGAGATACGGTTGATGAAAATGGATGTACAGTAACCACAATAACAGATTCAGACAATGACGGTGTAGCAGATGCAAATGATGATTGCCCAAATACTCCTACCGGAGATACGGTTGATGAGAATGGCTGCACAATTACAACTGTTACAGACTCAGATAACGACGGTGTGGCAGATACAGAAGATGACTGCCCTAATACACCTGAAGGTGACACGGTAGACACTAACGGATGTACGATTTTTGAAAATACGCTCCCAGATATTTCAAATGAAGGTATTCAAGTAAAAGTAACTAGCACCAGTTGTCCAGATACTGCAAACGGAGAAATCTCTGTGACCTTTAATGAAGATTACAACTACAAAGTTCAAATTACAGGACTCTTATTGGACAATACTTTTGATAATATTAACGCTACAAATGGTCTAGTAAGAACTGATCTTTCTTCTGGTTCGTATACGGTTTGTGTAACGATACCTGAGTATCCAAGTTATGAGCAATGCTACACAGTAACAATAGAAACGCCCGAAGAATTTATTTCTGGTAAAACCGTTATAGACTACACCGCTAAAAAAGCAAGTATTGTTGTTTCCGGAAGCAAAAATTATGAGGTTTTGGTAAATGATAAAGTCTACACCTATGAAGTTGACAATATTGAAAATCAACAATTATCATTTCCGCTTGATAAAGGAGCTAATGTTATTTCTATAATAACTGATAAGATTTGCCAAGGTGTTTTTAATGATAGTGTTGTAATTAGTAATGCTATTTTGTCTCCGAATCCTGTTGCGGATATATTACGAGTTATAGGTCTGGACATCATGACCGAAGCACAAATTATAGTATCTAATGTAAGCGGAGTAACAGCATTACAAGAAAGCAGGCAGATAAGTAACGGCACATTAGAAATGAATATTTCTAACCTTTCTCCTGGCATCTATATGTTAACAATTGTAGATGGAGATAAAGAAATCAACTTAAAATTTGTAAAAAAATGA
- the rpsI gene encoding 30S ribosomal protein S9, with amino-acid sequence MEVIHKIGRRKTAVARVYLSDGNGDITINNKDLSVYFPTATLQYKVKQPFTLTESLDTYDVKVNVYGGGITGQAEAIRLALSRAMCEIDAENRIVLKPEGLLTRDPRMVERKKFGQKKARKKFQFSKR; translated from the coding sequence ATGGAAGTAATTCATAAAATTGGTCGTAGAAAGACCGCTGTAGCGAGAGTTTATCTTTCTGATGGTAATGGTGACATCACTATTAACAATAAAGATTTAAGTGTATACTTTCCAACTGCAACACTTCAATACAAAGTAAAACAACCTTTCACTTTAACTGAAAGCTTAGATACTTACGACGTAAAGGTAAATGTTTACGGTGGTGGTATTACTGGTCAAGCAGAAGCTATTCGTCTTGCTTTATCTAGAGCAATGTGTGAGATTGATGCTGAAAACAGAATTGTCTTGAAACCAGAAGGTCTATTAACTAGAGATCCAAGAATGGTTGAACGTAAGAAATTCGGTCAGAAGAAAGCACGTAAAAAATTCCAATTCTCGAAACGTTAA